The Candidatus Nezhaarchaeales archaeon genome includes the window CTGCCTTACGTATACGAGGTTGACCTTGGCTGTAAGGAGCGCCCCGATGAGCATCGTTGAGGCGAAGCTTAGTATCGCGCGCAGCTTAGGTATCGATGTACTCGGTAGCTTAATCGCGGTGATGCCCTTTTCAAGGCGTGGGCTTATAACCTCGGACATTACGTATAGCTTAACGTGTCGGCTTAACGCTACGTATTCGTCGTAGAAGGCGCTACTAAGATCCGGCGCTTGATGCTGGACGAACTTCGGCGTAACCGTTAACACTTTTAAGGCTCCAACCATTACCTATTAAGGTTGGCCTAGGTTGACTTAAATGCTTTGTGGCTTAATTCTTTAAGTTCCTTATGTTGTTGCTTTAATCTATGTGTTGGTCTGTTGTCGGTGGGAGGCTTATTAGGCGTGGTGAGCTCCCCTACTTGACTTAGACTTTCTTGAAGTTTATGATGCTGAGCTTACGGCTTTGAACATTGGTAAGGTTGGCCGCCCCTTAAAGGGAATGAAGGTATGCGAGCGGAAGGGGAGGTAGTTAATGCTTAAACAGGTTTAATGAAATGTGGTAGCGTAAGGGTTATTAGCGACATCGTGTAATAGGTTATGGTGCGCCTCTTTTGGATGCGTTAATGTTATCAACCGTTAGCGTCATCCTGGCATTAATAGTGCTGGCCGAGAACACTCTGGGCCTATGGAAAATAGCCCAAGGCCTTAAAATACTTCAAAAAGATTCAACGGCTATTCTGGAGGGTCTTAAAACCCTTCAAGACGATTCGAGGACGATCGTTGAAGGTCTTAAAACCCTTCAAAACAATTCAATAGCGGTCCTAGAGGGGCTTAAAACCCTTCAAAAGGATTCGAGGACGATCGTGGAGGGTCTTAAAATACTTCAGGAGGGGCAGAAAGCGATAATGGAGTCGTTGGAGAGGATTAAGGCCTCGGCGAAGGAAGGTGGATCACGGTGATAAGCTCGTAATTAATGACGCAACGACCTATGGATTAAAGCGTGATAATAAAGGAAAGCTAAGTCTTAAAGCCGTTTTAAGCTATGAACTCATTGCAAAATTCCATCGTTCAAGTGGTCTAGCTAACCGTCTGCTGAGGGTTTTGCAATAAGTTTTATGTTAAACCTTCGTGTAGACTTCTATTTTAAACTTCTTCGCGCTTTCTAACGCGTCTTCATCGACGTAGGGCGTAATCATTATGAGTTTATCGGGCTTCCTCTTCTCGACCTTTTCATATAGTTCCGCCTTCCTCTTAAAGACGTATACGTCAGCTCTATTTACGCGGGATTTTACCTCGACGAGCACCGTTTTATCGTCGCGTATGGCTACGTCAACGTCTACGTTAGCCTGGTGGCCGAATACGTATCCTTCAGCATCCCATTTAACCCACTTCTCAACCTTTAACCCTAGCTCCTTCCCGATTAAGCCCCTAATACCACTCCTAAACGCCTCCTCAGAAACGATACCCCACCTAGCCCCCAAGGCGTCTATATGCCTCTTCAAAAGGTTGAAGCCTTCATTCATGTCACTCCTAAGCTTAATAAGCTCCTCAAGGAGGTACGTTATGTTGCCCTAAATGCGGAGAAGCCTTAAACTACCTAGTAACGGTATTTGAGGAAGACTCATGGGTCTTAGTGGGCTTGCTAGGATTAAAGGCGCCCGAGGATAAAAGAGGGAGGAGGTTATTGGAAGGGCGAAGAAGTATTTAATGACGTTCCGCTTCGATGGCGCTAGGGACAGTTTAAAGGAAGCGGTTAAAGACGCGCACCGCAACCAACCCCTCTCAAAGGTAAGAACCGCGTTTTAACCCTTCAGTAGGAATAAGGGTTAAGTGGTTATAATACGCTCCTCATACCGTTGAGGGATTACTAATACGTAGTTGAACGCTTAATCCATTGATCGTTAAAGCCGGTATGGCGATCGGCGGAGTACGATGTAAGCTACGACAAATCGGAAGCTAGGTAAATCCTAGTACCGTCGTGAAGGCCTCTTTAAGTTAGCGTATACCGTTAACATTTTCCTCGCTATAACCTCCGGGGTGAAGCTTTCCTCCACCATCCTGTAGCCGGCGTAGCCCATCCGCTCCCTTAATCCTCGGTCTTTAAGTAGTTTTATTAGCGCTTCAGCCATCGCTTCGTGGTCTCCGGCCGGAACCGTGAAGCCGGTAACACCGTGCTTAACGATCTCCGTTAAGCCGCCTACGTCCGAGGCAACGACCGGCTTACGGCAGGCTCCAGCTTCAGCTACCGGCATACCGAACGGCTCGTAGATTGATGGTAGAACCAGTACGTCGCATGCAGCGGTTAACTCCTCCACGTCCCCCCTAAAACCAGCGAATATCACTTTATCGGCTACCCCTAACTCTTCGGCAAGCCTCCTCAACCCTTCCTTTAAAGGACCCTCGCCAGCTATTACGAAGTAGGTGCTTGGAACATGCATTACCACCTTCCTAGCAGCCTTAATAAGTACGTTTAACCCTTTAACGGGATCAAGCCTAGCCGGCGTTAACACCATTAAGCCTTTAACTCCTAACCCCTCCCTTACCCCTCCACCTTTAGCCCGCTTAAACCTTTCAAAGTCCACCGGGTTATGTACCGGTACCACCTTGCCTTTAAGGTCTTTAAACCTATTAACGACGATCTTAGCGAGCCACCGCGAGCATGGACATATCGCGTCGACCATCCTACGGCTTAACCACCACGTAGCCTTCCCGAACACCCTGCCCTTCAACCCCGAGTTTTTAAGCTCCTCTAAGGGGTCGCCCTCTAAGGTTAAGACAACCTTCCTTCCGAACGCCTTCCCGAGGAAGCCTATCAAGGCGCATACCTTCGGCGTATGAGTATGAACTACGTCCACGCCTTCCCTTAGTAAGACCCTTAACGCTTTAAGGGTGAGGCTTAACCAGTAGAGGTAGGAGCTTTTAAAGCCGCGCGCCTTATGAATCGTTACGCCGGCCTCCCTAAGCCTCCTTAACCACGCCGCGTAAACTAGCGGAGGATCGGAGGTTACCACGTACACCTTTACGCCTACCTTAGCGAGTCCTTTAGCTATGTTTAAGGCGGCTATGGAGGGCCCCGTTAAACCTTTTATAGCCGGAATCGTAAAGAGTACCTTCATAGCTTGAACCTAGGGCATCATTTAGCTAGCTCGACCTTAAAGTAGTTAAGCCAGCTTCAGTTTTAAGGCTTCCCCACATAATAACGCTACCCCTCCTTAACGCGGTAGGGAATAATAGTATCGGGGATGAGTAAACCATTCATCCTTAAAGTAGCGAAGTAAACACTCCTCGGCTTAATTAGGTGGCTTCATTAACTTCGCGCTGGACGCTCCATTTTAATCTCGCCGAAACCGATGGATATTGGGATTAAGCGGTAGAGCTAAAGTATGTTGACCCTATACGTTTAAACGCCGCCTACGTTTTACTGGGGCTTCGTGAAGTCTGTCTTAAAGCCCTTCGAGTTTAAGGGGTCTAGGATCTAGGTAGATGTATGGAGGTTGAAACATTGTTTTGTAGGCTTTAACGTTAACCCCTTCACGAGCGGCTTCTACTAGCTCCTCGCTAAACTTCGGATCCACCTCGTAGTAGGGTCTAAAGGCTTTAGCGTCAGGCCTTTGAACAATGAAAACCACGTAGGCTTCAAGCCCTTCAAGCAGCACCCTCCTTAAGGAAGCTACATGGCGACGACCCCTTTCACTTGGCGCGTCTGGGAATAATGCTACGCCGTTAACGACCTCCGTGCAGGATTTAACTTCGACGTAGGCATCCTTACCGTTAACTGATCTTAACAGGAAGTCGATCCTACACTGGTTTTTAAGGTAGGCTTCCCTACGCTTTAAGACGTAGCCTTCAAAGCCTTTGAGTAGGCTTCTACGAAGCGCTTCCTCAAAAATCCTATTAGCGAAGGCCGAGGATACCGTTACGTAGTTACCGGCCACCTTAACGGCGAAGACATTATAACGCGTCCTCCTACCGATCGCATCTACCTCCATTAGTAGTACTTTACGCTGCGGAGCGAGCACCGTAGTAAGCCTTCCAGGATTAGCCAAGTACGCTTTAACAATATCCCTGCCTACCCTAACCTTCAAGGTGAAGCGGTTAAGCCTCTCAATAAGTATCGAGGGTTTAAGCCTTCCTTCAACCTTTAAAAGCTTAACGTACGTTAAGACCCCTCAAATTACTCTTTAGCGAGATTTAGCTATAAACGCCTAAAAACCTTCCTAGCGAAGGCTTTAAGCTATCCCTAGGTCGGAGTAAGCGGCTCGTACCATATATAGTGTATATGAGTACGTTATAAATATGCGCTACCTATCCTCTAACGCGAGCTTTACGACGCGGTTGGTGGTTTAAGTGAGTGCGCCGAG containing:
- a CDS encoding DUF3782 domain-containing protein: MTYLLEELIKLRSDMNEGFNLLKRHIDALGARWGIVSEEAFRSGIRGLIGKELGLKVEKWVKWDAEGYVFGHQANVDVDVAIRDDKTVLVEVKSRVNRADVYVFKRKAELYEKVEKRKPDKLIMITPYVDEDALESAKKFKIEVYTKV
- a CDS encoding glycosyltransferase family 4 protein; this encodes MKVLFTIPAIKGLTGPSIAALNIAKGLAKVGVKVYVVTSDPPLVYAAWLRRLREAGVTIHKARGFKSSYLYWLSLTLKALRVLLREGVDVVHTHTPKVCALIGFLGKAFGRKVVLTLEGDPLEELKNSGLKGRVFGKATWWLSRRMVDAICPCSRWLAKIVVNRFKDLKGKVVPVHNPVDFERFKRAKGGGVREGLGVKGLMVLTPARLDPVKGLNVLIKAARKVVMHVPSTYFVIAGEGPLKEGLRRLAEELGVADKVIFAGFRGDVEELTAACDVLVLPSIYEPFGMPVAEAGACRKPVVASDVGGLTEIVKHGVTGFTVPAGDHEAMAEALIKLLKDRGLRERMGYAGYRMVEESFTPEVIARKMLTVYANLKRPSRRY
- the sfsA gene encoding DNA/RNA nuclease SfsA, whose amino-acid sequence is MLIERLNRFTLKVRVGRDIVKAYLANPGRLTTVLAPQRKVLLMEVDAIGRRTRYNVFAVKVAGNYVTVSSAFANRIFEEALRRSLLKGFEGYVLKRREAYLKNQCRIDFLLRSVNGKDAYVEVKSCTEVVNGVALFPDAPSERGRRHVASLRRVLLEGLEAYVVFIVQRPDAKAFRPYYEVDPKFSEELVEAAREGVNVKAYKTMFQPPYIYLDPRPLKLEGL